One window of Mediterraneibacter butyricigenes genomic DNA carries:
- a CDS encoding glutamyl-tRNA amidotransferase subunit A, translating to MNIFKKNNEKKTTQKLPMTGKVQKGFRAYCAVIAAATLVCGMSVTAFAASDPITVVNNLSDFIFGLIRAIGLILLGFGIVQVGLSLKSHDPSQRANGFLTLAGGIIITFAKEILTLITG from the coding sequence ATGAACATTTTTAAGAAGAACAACGAAAAGAAAACTACTCAGAAGCTGCCTATGACCGGAAAGGTTCAGAAAGGCTTCCGTGCTTACTGCGCCGTAATCGCAGCAGCAACTCTTGTTTGCGGTATGAGCGTTACCGCTTTTGCCGCCAGCGACCCGATTACCGTAGTCAACAATCTGTCCGATTTCATCTTCGGTCTTATCCGTGCCATCGGTCTTATCCTGCTTGGCTTCGGTATCGTTCAGGTCGGTCTCTCTTTGAAGTCTCACGACCCGTCTCAGAGAGCCAACGGTTTCCTGACTCTTGCAGGCGGTATCATCATTACCTTTGCAAAGGAAATCCTTACCCTTATTACCGGTTAA
- a CDS encoding PrgI family protein: MEVKINREIRNYTESMFFGLSLRQFIFSVLACAVAVGLYFLLKPYLGTETVSWVCILGAAPFAALGFVKYNGMTAEKFIWAWIKSEFLMPKKLVFHSTNTYYELMKPTIEQKQKEAYKNND; the protein is encoded by the coding sequence ATGGAAGTCAAAATTAACCGAGAGATACGAAATTACACAGAGTCAATGTTTTTTGGACTGTCGCTCAGACAGTTCATTTTTTCTGTCCTCGCCTGTGCGGTAGCGGTAGGACTTTACTTCCTCCTAAAACCGTACCTCGGAACAGAAACTGTATCGTGGGTGTGCATTTTGGGAGCTGCCCCTTTTGCGGCTCTCGGCTTTGTGAAATACAACGGAATGACGGCTGAGAAATTTATATGGGCGTGGATAAAGTCCGAGTTCCTTATGCCGAAAAAGCTGGTCTTTCATTCCACCAACACCTATTACGAATTGATGAAACCGACAATCGAACAAAAACAGAAGGAGGCTTATAAGAACAATGATTAA
- a CDS encoding VirB4-like conjugal transfer ATPase, CD1110 family, which produces MIKTLTNLLKQDKEKFVVPKGVQDCIPITAIYDDGIFRVGKDKYSKSFKFTDINYAVASREDKEAMFLEYSELLNSLDSGATTKLTINNRRLNRLDFEKTILIPETGDELDVYREEYNKMLLDKATGANAIVQDKYVTISINKKSVEDARTYFARVGADLIAHFARLGSKCVELETDERLRIVHDFFRVGEETAYHFNIKETRKKGHDFKDYVCPDTMEFEKDYFKMGNRYGRVLFLREYASYIKDSMVAELTDLNRNLMMSIDIVPVPTDEAVREAESRLLGVETNITNWQRKQNQNNNFSATVPYDMEQQKKEMKEFLDDLTTRDQRMMFAVLTMVHTADSKEQLDNDTEALLTTARKHLCQFAVLKYQQMDGLNTAMPFGTRKIDAFRTLTTESLAVFIPFRVQDIYHENGIYYGQNVISKNMIIADRRQLLNGNSFILGVSGGGKSFAAKGEIENIILSSNADVIIIDPEREYSQLVKALGGEIINISATSPSHINAMDMNKEYGDGANPVILKSEFIMSLCEQLIGGTNLGAKQKSIIDRCTASVYRDYQQRGYTGTVPTLQDFRAELLKQDEPEAKEIALAIELFTHGSLNTFAKPTNVDTDNRLICYDILDLGKQLMPIGMLVVLDSILNRITQNRAKGKQTFIFIDEIYLLFQHEYSANFLFTLWKRVRKYGAYATGITQNVDDLLQSHTARTMLANSEFLIMLNQASTDRIELAKLLNISDLQLSYITNVDAGHGLIKVGSSLVPFANKFPKNTKLYKLMTTKPGEGA; this is translated from the coding sequence ATGATTAAAACTCTTACAAACCTGTTAAAGCAGGACAAAGAAAAGTTCGTAGTACCAAAGGGCGTACAGGATTGTATTCCCATTACCGCTATTTATGATGACGGCATTTTCCGTGTAGGCAAGGACAAGTATTCCAAAAGCTTCAAGTTCACGGATATTAACTATGCCGTAGCGAGCCGTGAGGATAAGGAAGCAATGTTCCTTGAATACTCCGAGCTTCTCAACTCTCTTGACAGCGGAGCTACTACAAAGCTGACTATCAACAACAGACGGCTTAACCGTCTTGACTTTGAGAAAACCATTCTTATCCCCGAAACCGGCGATGAGCTTGATGTTTACCGAGAGGAATATAACAAAATGCTTCTCGACAAGGCAACCGGGGCAAATGCCATCGTTCAGGATAAATATGTTACTATCTCCATCAATAAAAAGAGCGTGGAGGACGCACGAACCTATTTTGCCCGTGTCGGTGCTGACCTGATTGCCCACTTTGCAAGACTCGGAAGCAAATGTGTGGAGCTTGAAACCGATGAGAGACTGAGAATTGTCCACGATTTCTTCCGTGTCGGGGAGGAAACCGCCTACCACTTCAATATTAAGGAAACGAGAAAGAAGGGACACGATTTCAAGGATTATGTTTGCCCCGATACAATGGAATTTGAAAAGGACTACTTCAAAATGGGAAACCGTTACGGGAGAGTCCTTTTTCTTCGTGAGTACGCTTCCTATATCAAGGACAGTATGGTAGCCGAGCTTACCGACCTGAACCGCAACCTGATGATGTCCATTGACATCGTACCTGTTCCTACCGATGAAGCGGTGCGAGAAGCAGAGAGCAGACTGCTTGGGGTTGAGACGAATATAACCAACTGGCAGAGAAAGCAGAATCAGAACAATAACTTTTCCGCTACCGTTCCGTATGATATGGAACAGCAGAAAAAGGAAATGAAGGAGTTCCTTGATGACCTTACCACTCGTGATCAGCGAATGATGTTCGCTGTACTCACTATGGTTCATACTGCGGACTCCAAAGAACAGCTTGATAACGACACCGAAGCTCTGCTTACTACGGCAAGAAAGCATTTGTGCCAGTTTGCCGTTCTCAAGTATCAGCAGATGGACGGACTGAATACGGCTATGCCCTTTGGAACACGCAAGATTGACGCATTCAGAACCCTTACCACAGAAAGCCTTGCGGTCTTTATTCCCTTCAGGGTTCAGGACATTTACCACGAAAACGGCATTTACTACGGTCAGAATGTCATCAGTAAAAATATGATTATTGCCGACCGCAGACAGCTACTCAACGGCAACTCTTTTATTCTCGGCGTATCCGGCGGCGGAAAATCCTTTGCGGCAAAGGGTGAAATTGAAAATATCATTCTTTCCTCCAATGCAGATGTTATTATCATAGACCCTGAGCGAGAGTATTCGCAGCTTGTAAAAGCTCTCGGCGGCGAAATAATCAATATTTCCGCTACTTCTCCGAGCCATATCAATGCGATGGATATGAACAAGGAATACGGCGACGGAGCAAACCCGGTTATCCTGAAATCCGAGTTCATTATGTCCCTTTGCGAACAGCTTATCGGCGGTACAAACCTCGGAGCAAAGCAGAAATCTATCATCGACCGTTGTACGGCAAGTGTTTACCGAGACTATCAGCAGAGAGGATATACCGGTACTGTTCCTACCTTGCAGGATTTTCGTGCGGAGCTTTTGAAACAGGACGAGCCGGAAGCAAAGGAAATCGCCCTTGCTATCGAGCTGTTTACTCACGGTTCTTTGAATACCTTTGCAAAGCCAACCAATGTTGATACGGATAACCGACTTATCTGTTATGACATTCTTGACCTCGGCAAGCAGCTTATGCCTATCGGTATGCTTGTCGTCCTCGACTCTATTCTGAACCGTATTACACAGAACCGTGCTAAAGGTAAGCAGACCTTTATCTTCATTGATGAAATCTACCTCCTGTTCCAGCACGAGTATTCTGCAAACTTCCTGTTTACGCTTTGGAAGCGTGTAAGAAAGTACGGCGCTTATGCCACCGGCATTACACAGAATGTGGACGACCTTTTGCAGAGCCATACAGCGAGAACTATGCTTGCAAACAGCGAGTTTTTGATTATGCTCAATCAGGCGTCAACCGACAGAATTGAGCTTGCAAAGCTCCTTAACATTTCTGACCTCCAGCTTTCGTATATCACGAATGTTGACGCAGGACACGGATTGATTAAGGTCGGCAGTTCGCTTGTGCCGTTTGCAAATAAGTTCCCGAAGAATACGAAGCTGTATAAGCTGATGACAACCAAACCGGGCGAGGGTGCATAA
- the srtB gene encoding class B sortase, which produces MKNKIYIAIICAFSIVFAVSSGFLIKHYCDSAKQAEMYDNLIEVVETEPEETTELMNYSEEKTFIPEYQELYLQNNDMVGWIKVEDTKINYPVMQSKDNPNFYLKHGFDKAYTDYGCPYVQENCDMELPSDNIIIYGHHMNDGSMFAGLMKFKDKSFWEKHKTVSFDTLTDRQTYEVIAVFKTVVYTDSPDSFKYYQFVNADTAEDFTAYVEKCKKLSLYETGITAEYGDKLLTLSTCEYSRTNGRLVVVAKLINE; this is translated from the coding sequence ATGAAAAACAAAATCTATATTGCCATAATCTGTGCTTTCAGCATTGTATTTGCCGTCAGTTCAGGTTTTCTCATCAAGCACTATTGCGACTCTGCAAAGCAGGCTGAGATGTACGACAATCTGATTGAGGTTGTGGAGACCGAGCCTGAAGAAACCACAGAGCTGATGAACTACTCCGAAGAAAAGACCTTTATCCCGGAGTATCAGGAGCTTTATCTGCAAAATAACGATATGGTCGGCTGGATTAAGGTTGAGGACACAAAAATCAATTATCCCGTTATGCAGTCAAAGGACAACCCGAACTTCTATCTGAAGCACGGCTTTGATAAGGCATACACCGACTACGGCTGTCCTTATGTTCAGGAAAACTGCGATATGGAACTGCCAAGCGACAATATCATTATCTACGGTCATCATATGAACGACGGCTCTATGTTCGCCGGTCTTATGAAATTCAAGGACAAGAGCTTTTGGGAAAAGCACAAAACAGTATCCTTTGATACGCTGACCGATAGACAGACCTATGAAGTAATTGCCGTGTTCAAAACCGTAGTATATACGGATAGTCCCGACAGCTTCAAATATTATCAGTTCGTCAATGCGGACACCGCCGAGGATTTCACTGCCTATGTTGAGAAGTGCAAGAAACTGTCGCTTTACGAAACCGGCATAACCGCCGAATACGGCGACAAGCTCCTGACCCTTTCCACCTGTGAGTATTCCCGGACAAACGGCAGACTTGTTGTAGTGGCGAAGCTAATAAACGAATAA
- a CDS encoding CHAP domain-containing protein, producing MADIKTKDNAKGTIRTIDKAAVATQRMKQAYIATKEKAERSVNANSSSAEEYASDKLESGIDEVFHDGAYAFDKAGRKGLETTKENIRTAKDGIQRFKQQRAEQSLRKQASQNTSSAIKTVDKAEKTIKQSATSSGKKTIKFAGKEATKTAQKSVKTAEQTAKTAIKTSQQAAKAAQKTAQATVKASQKAAQAAKATAKATAATIKAAAKATIAAVKAIIAAVKGLIAAIAAGGWVAVVVIIVLCLVALIAGSVFGIFFSGEDSGTGMSMQTVVQEINQEYDDRLEQEKNSVSYDVLEMSGSRAVWKDVLAVYSVKVNTDPDNPMEVATVDETKKQLLSDIFWEMNDISSRTETKTHTEIEESDDGHGNIVQTETTVTETFLYITVSHKTVDEMAAMYGFNQEQKEYLAELLKDENNQLWSQVLYGIGYSDDQIVTVALSQVGNVGGQPYWSWYGFDSRVEWCACFVSWCANECGYIDAGIIPKYAGCVNGVQWFRDRGQWADGSYEPSPGTIIFFDWEGDGVTDHTGIVQKCENGTVYTVEGNSGDTCRTKTYPVGSSVIYGYGIPAY from the coding sequence ATGGCTGATATTAAAACGAAAGACAATGCAAAAGGTACGATACGAACAATAGATAAGGCTGCCGTCGCAACCCAACGAATGAAGCAGGCGTATATCGCAACAAAAGAAAAGGCGGAGCGGTCGGTAAATGCCAACAGCAGTTCTGCCGAGGAATACGCTTCCGATAAACTGGAAAGCGGTATTGACGAGGTGTTTCACGATGGTGCCTATGCGTTTGACAAGGCGGGACGAAAGGGACTTGAAACCACAAAAGAGAATATCCGCACCGCAAAGGACGGTATTCAGCGTTTCAAGCAGCAGCGAGCCGAGCAGTCTTTGAGAAAACAGGCTTCGCAAAACACAAGCTCTGCGATTAAGACTGTCGATAAGGCGGAAAAGACCATAAAGCAGTCTGCCACTTCCTCCGGAAAGAAAACCATTAAGTTTGCCGGAAAAGAAGCAACAAAGACCGCACAGAAATCGGTTAAGACGGCTGAGCAGACTGCAAAGACTGCGATAAAAACCAGTCAGCAAGCGGCAAAAGCGGCACAGAAAACAGCTCAGGCGACAGTTAAGGCTTCGCAGAAAGCGGCACAGGCGGCAAAAGCCACAGCCAAAGCAACAGCCGCTACGATTAAAGCCGCAGCCAAAGCCACCATTGCCGCAGTAAAAGCAATCATAGCGGCGGTAAAAGGTCTTATTGCCGCTATCGCTGCCGGCGGTTGGGTTGCGGTGGTAGTAATTATTGTGCTATGTCTTGTAGCCTTGATTGCAGGTTCTGTGTTCGGTATCTTCTTTTCGGGAGAGGATTCCGGCACGGGAATGTCAATGCAGACAGTCGTTCAGGAAATCAATCAGGAATATGATGACCGATTGGAACAGGAAAAGAACTCTGTAAGCTATGATGTGCTTGAAATGAGCGGAAGCAGAGCTGTTTGGAAAGATGTTCTTGCGGTCTATTCTGTTAAAGTGAATACCGACCCCGACAATCCGATGGAGGTTGCTACGGTTGATGAAACCAAGAAGCAGCTACTGTCGGATATTTTTTGGGAAATGAACGATATTTCTTCCCGAACGGAAACGAAAACCCATACCGAAATCGAAGAAAGCGACGACGGACACGGCAACATCGTACAGACCGAAACCACAGTAACAGAAACTTTCCTGTATATCACGGTATCGCACAAGACCGTTGATGAAATGGCGGCTATGTACGGATTTAATCAGGAGCAGAAAGAGTATCTTGCCGAGCTGCTAAAGGACGAAAACAATCAACTATGGTCTCAGGTGCTTTACGGTATCGGATACAGCGACGACCAAATCGTAACGGTTGCCTTGTCACAGGTGGGTAATGTAGGCGGTCAGCCTTACTGGTCTTGGTACGGATTTGACTCCCGTGTAGAATGGTGTGCCTGCTTCGTCTCTTGGTGTGCTAACGAGTGCGGATATATCGACGCCGGTATTATTCCAAAGTATGCCGGCTGTGTAAACGGTGTACAATGGTTCAGAGACCGAGGACAGTGGGCAGACGGTTCGTATGAGCCTTCGCCCGGTACAATCATTTTCTTTGACTGGGAGGGCGACGGTGTGACAGACCACACCGGTATTGTTCAGAAATGCGAAAACGGTACAGTCTATACCGTTGAGGGCAACTCAGGCGACACTTGCAGAACCAAAACATACCCTGTCGGAAGCTCTGTTATCTACGGATACGGTATTCCGGCATATTAA
- the tet(O/32/O) gene encoding tetracycline resistance ribosomal protection mosaic protein Tet(O/32/O) — protein sequence MKIINLGILAHVDAGKTTLTESLLYTSGAIAELGSVDEGTTRTDTMNLERQRGITIQTAVTSFQWEDVKVNIIDTPGHMDFLTEAYRALSVLDGAVLVISAKDGVQAQTRILFHALQKMNIPTIIFINKIDQNGIDLQRVYQSIKDKLTSDMIVMQEVSLSPQISMTDISDLDKWDMIISGSDELLERYVAEDSLDIQELQYEKCKRTRCCSLFPVYHGSAKDNLGTEKLIEAVTETFITETDDIQSELCGYVFKVEYTERKKRLSYLRLYHGTLHLRDTLLLSKKKKIKITEMCIPSNGEIVPADHACPGEIVILADDTLKLNDILGNEKLLPHKTWIDNPMPLLRTTVEPQKPEQREALLNALAEIADTDPLLHFDIDTVTHEIMLSFLGKVQLEVICSLLEEKYHVGVAMKEPSVIYLERPLRKAEYTIHIEVPPNPFWASVGLSIEPLPIGSGVQYESRVSLGYLNQSFQNAVMEGVLYGCEQGLYGWKVTDCKICFEYGLYYSPVSTPADFRLLSPIVLEQALKKAGTELLEPYLHFEIYAPQEYLSRAYHDAPRYCADIVSTQIKNDEVILKGEIPARCIQEYRNDLTYFTNGQGVCLTELKGYQPAIGKFICQPRRPNSRIDKVRHMFHKLA from the coding sequence ATGAAAATAATTAACTTAGGCATTCTGGCTCACGTTGACGCAGGAAAGACAACATTAACGGAAAGTTTATTGTATACCAGTGGTGCAATTGCAGAACTAGGGAGCGTAGATGAAGGCACAACAAGGACAGATACAATGAATTTGGAGCGTCAAAGGGGAATCACTATCCAGACAGCAGTGACATCTTTTCAGTGGGAGGATGTAAAAGTCAACATTATAGATACGCCAGGCCATATGGATTTTTTAACCGAAGCATACCGTGCTTTATCTGTCCTTGACGGAGCTGTTTTAGTCATTTCGGCAAAAGACGGCGTACAGGCACAGACGCGTATATTATTCCATGCGCTTCAGAAAATGAACATTCCGACAATTATCTTTATAAATAAGATAGACCAAAATGGAATCGACCTACAGCGTGTTTACCAAAGCATTAAAGACAAACTTACCAGTGATATGATTGTCATGCAGGAGGTTTCCCTGTCGCCCCAAATATCCATGACCGATATTTCTGATTTGGACAAATGGGATATGATTATTTCCGGAAGCGATGAACTATTAGAACGATATGTTGCAGAGGATTCTTTGGATATACAGGAATTACAATATGAAAAGTGCAAAAGAACCAGATGCTGCTCTTTGTTTCCTGTTTATCATGGGAGTGCAAAAGACAATTTAGGAACAGAAAAACTGATTGAAGCGGTTACAGAAACTTTCATTACAGAAACAGACGATATTCAGTCTGAATTATGTGGATATGTTTTTAAGGTTGAGTATACAGAGCGGAAAAAACGGCTTTCTTATTTACGCCTGTATCATGGGACGCTCCATTTACGGGATACCCTGCTGCTGTCAAAAAAGAAAAAAATAAAGATTACAGAAATGTGTATTCCGTCAAATGGTGAAATCGTCCCGGCTGACCATGCCTGTCCGGGAGAAATTGTTATTTTAGCTGATGATACTTTGAAACTGAACGACATTCTGGGAAATGAAAAACTCCTGCCTCACAAAACATGGATTGATAATCCCATGCCATTACTTCGGACAACGGTAGAGCCGCAAAAGCCGGAGCAAAGGGAAGCCCTGTTAAATGCCCTCGCAGAGATTGCTGATACAGACCCTCTTTTGCATTTTGACATTGATACTGTTACACATGAGATTATGTTATCTTTTTTGGGAAAAGTACAGTTAGAAGTTATTTGTTCGCTATTAGAAGAAAAATATCATGTGGGCGTGGCTATGAAAGAGCCTTCGGTTATTTATCTGGAAAGACCGCTTAGAAAAGCAGAATATACCATCCACATAGAAGTCCCGCCAAATCCTTTCTGGGCTTCTGTCGGGTTGTCCATAGAGCCGCTCCCTATTGGAAGCGGAGTGCAGTATGAAAGCAGAGTTTCACTTGGATATTTAAATCAATCGTTCCAAAATGCGGTTATGGAGGGGGTTCTTTATGGCTGCGAGCAGGGGCTGTATGGATGGAAAGTGACAGACTGTAAAATCTGTTTTGAATATGGATTGTATTATAGTCCTGTAAGTACCCCCGCAGACTTTCGGCTGCTTTCCCCTATCGTATTGGAGCAGGCTTTAAAAAAAGCAGGGACAGAACTATTAGAGCCATATCTCCACTTTGAAATTTATGCACCGCAGGAATATCTCTCACGGGCGTATCATGATGCTCCAAGGTATTGTGCAGATATTGTAAGTACTCAGATAAAGAATGACGAGGTCATTCTGAAAGGAGAAATCCCTGCTAGATGTATTCAAGAATACAGGAACGATTTAACTTATTTCACAAATGGGCAGGGAGTCTGCTTGACAGAGTTAAAAGGATACCAGCCAGCTATTGGTAAATTTATTTGCCAACCCCGCCGCCCGAATAGCCGTATAGATAAGGTTCGGCATATGTTCCACAAGTTAGCTTAA
- the tet(40) gene encoding tetracycline efflux MFS transporter Tet(40) — protein MFAKNSKAYSVYLLFRFVCSLAVSMSTVLSIVYHLEVVQLDAFQLVLVGTVQETSCFLFEMPTGVVADLYSRRRSVLIGMFLYGLGFLMEGALPWFATVLLAQVVWGCGDTFITGALEAWIASEEEDKPIDKVFLRGSQMGQIGGVLGVVLGTLLGNINLQMPVILGGSLCLLLGLVLGRIMPETNFSPAIEERQGLLKDFVCLFKLNLGFVKGAPVLLTLLAITLCGGLASEGFDRLSTAHFLDDTVIPVIGPLNSVTWFGVISLIGSGLGILASQLLIARMEKKGTVSRTSVVMSTSAGYILCLVLFAVGRSFWFMLLVFLLAGLMRTIKEPVLAAWMNDHVDEKMRATVFSTSGQLDSFGQIIGGPIVGLVAQQVSIPWGLVCTAFLLLPALFLVPVAGKKRD, from the coding sequence ATGTTTGCTAAAAATTCAAAGGCATATTCTGTCTACCTGCTGTTCCGATTTGTCTGTTCCCTGGCGGTTTCTATGTCCACAGTGCTTTCCATCGTGTACCACCTGGAGGTGGTGCAGCTGGATGCTTTCCAGCTTGTCCTGGTAGGGACGGTTCAGGAGACCTCCTGCTTTCTGTTCGAGATGCCCACCGGTGTGGTGGCGGATTTGTATAGCCGTCGGCGCTCGGTGCTGATTGGAATGTTCCTCTACGGCCTGGGCTTTCTGATGGAGGGTGCGCTACCGTGGTTCGCGACGGTTCTGCTGGCCCAGGTTGTCTGGGGTTGCGGTGATACCTTCATCACCGGCGCTCTGGAGGCGTGGATTGCCTCGGAGGAAGAGGACAAACCCATAGACAAGGTGTTCCTGCGGGGCAGTCAAATGGGGCAAATCGGCGGCGTTCTGGGCGTGGTGCTGGGCACACTGCTGGGAAACATAAACCTGCAAATGCCTGTCATCTTGGGGGGCAGTTTGTGCTTGTTGTTGGGGCTGGTGTTGGGTCGCATCATGCCAGAAACCAACTTCTCCCCTGCTATTGAGGAACGGCAGGGCTTGCTTAAAGACTTTGTCTGCCTGTTCAAGCTCAACCTGGGCTTTGTGAAAGGCGCACCTGTGTTGCTGACGCTCTTAGCAATCACACTATGCGGGGGACTTGCCAGTGAAGGCTTTGACCGGCTCTCCACCGCTCATTTTCTGGATGACACGGTAATACCCGTTATCGGGCCGCTGAACAGCGTCACTTGGTTCGGTGTTATCAGTCTTATCGGCAGCGGCTTAGGTATTCTGGCTTCTCAGTTGCTCATCGCCCGCATGGAGAAAAAAGGGACTGTCAGCCGAACCAGTGTGGTCATGTCCACCAGCGCCGGGTATATCCTGTGCCTGGTTCTCTTCGCGGTGGGGCGGAGCTTTTGGTTCATGTTGTTGGTGTTCCTGCTGGCGGGGCTTATGCGCACCATCAAGGAGCCTGTGCTGGCCGCCTGGATGAACGACCATGTGGATGAGAAAATGCGCGCCACAGTCTTTTCCACCAGCGGACAGCTGGACTCTTTCGGGCAGATCATCGGCGGGCCTATTGTGGGGCTGGTAGCCCAGCAGGTGTCCATACCCTGGGGGCTGGTCTGTACCGCTTTCCTGCTGTTGCCCGCGCTGTTCTTAGTGCCGGTGGCGGGAAAGAAGCGGGATTGA
- a CDS encoding sigma-70 family RNA polymerase sigma factor has product MKYAPRKVYIRESGGYVELSYTEFCRCRESDQTYMDKLFIPIQGCLLEVVREQYTDFYRDKERWRYLQKLDTKNRLLSLDGFTDSEGNPLDFITDEAVDIAETVVNAVMVDRLKAALPLLSDSEQELIQAIFFDGLSEREVGARLGITQSVVNKRKARILIKLRKIIEN; this is encoded by the coding sequence GTGAAATATGCACCAAGAAAGGTATATATCAGAGAAAGTGGCGGCTATGTGGAATTATCCTACACGGAGTTCTGCCGTTGCAGGGAATCCGACCAGACCTATATGGACAAGCTGTTTATCCCCATTCAAGGCTGTCTGCTTGAAGTCGTGAGGGAGCAATACACAGACTTCTACCGTGACAAGGAACGGTGGCGTTATCTGCAAAAATTAGATACAAAGAATAGACTGCTATCTCTCGACGGATTTACGGACAGCGAGGGGAATCCTCTGGACTTTATCACTGATGAAGCGGTGGACATTGCAGAAACCGTTGTCAATGCGGTCATGGTGGACAGGCTGAAAGCCGCCCTGCCTTTGCTGTCGGATAGTGAACAGGAGCTGATACAGGCAATCTTTTTTGACGGACTTTCCGAGCGTGAAGTCGGGGCGAGGTTGGGCATAACCCAGAGCGTTGTAAACAAACGCAAAGCCAGAATCCTAATAAAACTAAGAAAGATAATAGAAAATTAA
- a CDS encoding RNA polymerase sigma factor gives MAYNHGREDRKWRIWKEAEEKLLRECGVDEATIEQIRMADRADFNSNRRFYRWTNDVAEYLEDMAGRERQAEVGTVAELLEEIESENLYQVLVTVDGRTLKIVLLKMQGYSTKEIAPLVHLTTGAIYARLDHLRKKLRKIL, from the coding sequence ATGGCATACAACCACGGACGGGAGGACAGGAAATGGCGTATCTGGAAAGAAGCGGAGGAAAAGCTGCTGCGTGAGTGCGGCGTTGATGAAGCGACCATTGAGCAGATACGCATGGCGGACAGGGCAGACTTCAATTCCAACAGGCGGTTTTACCGATGGACGAATGACGTTGCGGAATATCTTGAGGACATGGCAGGCAGGGAGCGGCAGGCGGAAGTGGGTACGGTTGCGGAGTTACTGGAAGAGATTGAGAGCGAAAATCTCTATCAAGTATTAGTCACGGTGGACGGGCGTACCTTGAAAATCGTCCTGCTGAAAATGCAGGGGTATTCCACAAAGGAGATTGCCCCGCTTGTGCATTTGACGACTGGTGCCATCTATGCGAGGTTAGACCATCTGCGGAAGAAGCTGCGGAAAATTTTATAG
- a CDS encoding GIY-YIG nuclease family protein → MMEELEVIEILSTAYDGDEFPGYENIRLSFSQLETIIRNKRSGWLDALRNQKAVYLITDTSNGKMYVGSATAQYGMLLQRWTNYIDNGHGGNVELKHIVDTKGFDYIKANFQYSVLENYNARMDDNYILSREKWWKDTLCTRQFGYNKN, encoded by the coding sequence ATGATGGAGGAACTGGAAGTAATAGAAATTCTTTCTACTGCTTATGATGGTGACGAATTTCCGGGTTATGAGAACATAAGATTGAGTTTTTCACAACTGGAAACGATTATTCGGAATAAACGCAGCGGTTGGCTTGATGCTTTGAGAAATCAAAAAGCAGTTTATCTTATAACTGATACCAGCAACGGAAAAATGTATGTTGGCTCGGCAACTGCTCAGTATGGAATGTTGCTTCAAAGGTGGACTAACTATATAGACAATGGACACGGTGGGAATGTTGAACTTAAACATATTGTTGACACCAAAGGGTTTGATTATATAAAAGCAAATTTTCAGTATTCAGTATTAGAAAACTATAACGCACGAATGGATGATAATTACATACTGAGTCGTGAAAAATGGTGGAAAGATACCCTTTGCACAAGACAATTCGGATATAATAAAAACTGA
- a CDS encoding ImmA/IrrE family metallo-endopeptidase, giving the protein MGYYTTAEIVKIVNKLIDRCGTRDPYKVAKELGINIIYRDFEKQRGAYKVILKNRFVFLKNGMHPVVEQIVLWHEIGHDVLHRQEAVAVGGFKEFNIFDMRENRMEYEANIFASQASLPDDTILEYIENGYDIQQIARAMCSDINLIALKVDTLIAQGYQLRKQEHQNDFLKYSKKI; this is encoded by the coding sequence TTGGGGTATTACACTACGGCTGAAATTGTGAAAATCGTCAACAAGCTCATTGACCGTTGCGGTACTCGTGACCCGTACAAGGTCGCAAAAGAGCTTGGTATCAATATTATCTACCGAGATTTTGAAAAGCAGCGTGGAGCATACAAGGTCATTCTGAAGAACCGCTTTGTTTTCCTTAAAAACGGTATGCACCCGGTCGTGGAACAGATAGTGCTATGGCACGAAATCGGACACGATGTTCTCCACAGGCAAGAAGCGGTTGCTGTCGGCGGGTTCAAAGAGTTCAACATCTTTGATATGAGAGAGAACCGTATGGAGTATGAAGCAAATATCTTCGCTTCTCAGGCTTCGCTCCCGGACGACACCATTTTGGAATACATTGAAAACGGCTATGACATTCAGCAGATTGCACGGGCAATGTGTTCCGACATAAACCTAATTGCTCTGAAAGTAGATACGCTGATTGCACAAGGCTATCAACTTCGCAAACAGGAACACCAAAACGATTTTCTTAAATACAGTAAAAAAATATAA